The Rhodobacter sp. genome segment CGAGAAATCGCGCAATTTCCGCCACGGGCTGGCGATCGGACAGGGCGCGGCGCCGGACCCGTCGCAGACCGTCGAAGGCGTGATGACCGCCCACGCCATCGCCGCCGATGCCGACCCCGACAGGCTGCCGGTGACCTGCATGGTCTCGGCGCTGCTGAAGGGCGCGGTGTCGCTGGACCTGGCCAAGGACCTGCTGTTGTCGCGCCCGCTCAGGCGCGAACGCGGCTGAGAATAGCCCGGCGCAGGGCCGCGCCGCCCAGCGTCCCCGCGAAAAACGCAGCCGAGGCCGTGACGATGCTGGGCCCGGCCGGCGTGTCCAGCACCAACGAGGCAGCCAGCCCCGCCACCACCGCCAGCGCGGCCAGCGCCACGGCGGCCATCGCCATCCCTTCGGGCGAGCGCGCGTAGACGCGCGCGGTCGCGGGCGGGATCAGCAGCATCGCCCCGATCAGCAGCGCACCCACCACCTTCAGCGCCACCGCGACGACGATCGCCAGCGCCAGCACCAGCACCAGGTGTTCGCGCCGCGGATCCAGGCCCAGGCTGCGCGCCAGGTCCTCGCTGATGGTCGCGCTCAGCAGGGCCTCCCATCGCCACGCCAGCAACGCGAGCACCAGCCCGACCCCGGCCGCAGCGGACCACAGGTCGGCCGCGCCGACGGTCAGGATGTCGCCGAACAGCCAGGCCGACAGATCCACCCGCACGCCGGGCAGGAACGAGACCGCCACCAGCCCCAGCGCCAGCGCCGAATGCGCCAGGACCCCCAGCAGCGTATCGACCGCCCAGCCCCGTCCCTGCAACGCGGCGATGACCAGTGCCATGACCAGCGCCGTCACCAGCGTGCCCAGCGTGACCGAGATGCCAAAGGCCAGCGCCAACGCCACGCCCAGAATGGCGCCATGCGCGGTGGCGTCGCCGAAATAGGCCATACGCCGCCAGACCACGAAACACCCCAGCGGCCCCGCCGCCAGTGCCAGCAGCAGCCCCGCCGCCAGCGCGCGCAGGACAAAGGCGTCAATGATCATGGTCGCAGACCTCGTGGTCATGGGGGTGGTCGGGATGGTCGGCACCGTGGTCGTGGTGGTGCTGATAGAGGGCCAGCGCACCCTGCGAGCCCAGGCCGAACAGCGCGCGGTATTCCGGCGCGTTCGACACGACCGAGGGCGTCCCCTCGCAGCAGACATGCCCGTTCAGGCAGACCACACGGTCCGAGGCGCTCATCACCACGTGCAGGTCGTGGCTGACGCTGAGAACGGCACAGCCGATGGCGCGGCGCACCTCCTCGATCAGGCGATAGAAGGCGGCGGTTCCGGGCTGGTCCAGGCCCTGCGTCGGTTCGTCCAGAACCAGAAGCTGCGGATCGCCGGCCAGCGCGCGCGCCAACAGCACGCGCTGGAACTGCCCGCCCGACAGCGTGGCCATTTCGCGCGTCTCCAGGCCGGGCGCACCGACCCGTGCCAGCAAGGCCGCGACCTCGTCGGCGCGCAAGCGCCGGTTCAGGCGCAGGAACCGGGACACCGGCAACGGCAGGTTCGCATCCAGGTGCAGGGTCTGCGGCACATAGCCGACCCTGAGCCCGGGCGCGCGCCGCACGGTCCCCCCGGACAGCGGCACCATGCCCAGAAGGGCCCGCAACAATGTCGATTTTCCCGAACCGTTCGGGCCGACGATGGTGACGATCTCACCCGCGCGCAGGGTGAAATCGACGTGATGCAGCACCGGCGGCGCGTGCCCATAGGCCACGTCGAGTCCGCGCGCCTCGATCAGCGGGATCATGGCGCGGCCCCAGTCTGGCACAGGGCGCACAGACCCAACGCCT includes the following:
- a CDS encoding metal ABC transporter permease: MIDAFVLRALAAGLLLALAAGPLGCFVVWRRMAYFGDATAHGAILGVALALAFGISVTLGTLVTALVMALVIAALQGRGWAVDTLLGVLAHSALALGLVAVSFLPGVRVDLSAWLFGDILTVGAADLWSAAAGVGLVLALLAWRWEALLSATISEDLARSLGLDPRREHLVLVLALAIVVAVALKVVGALLIGAMLLIPPATARVYARSPEGMAMAAVALAALAVVAGLAASLVLDTPAGPSIVTASAAFFAGTLGGAALRRAILSRVRA
- a CDS encoding metal ABC transporter ATP-binding protein; translated protein: MIPLIEARGLDVAYGHAPPVLHHVDFTLRAGEIVTIVGPNGSGKSTLLRALLGMVPLSGGTVRRAPGLRVGYVPQTLHLDANLPLPVSRFLRLNRRLRADEVAALLARVGAPGLETREMATLSGGQFQRVLLARALAGDPQLLVLDEPTQGLDQPGTAAFYRLIEEVRRAIGCAVLSVSHDLHVVMSASDRVVCLNGHVCCEGTPSVVSNAPEYRALFGLGSQGALALYQHHHDHGADHPDHPHDHEVCDHDH